Within Saccharomonospora cyanea NA-134, the genomic segment GGTAGACCGTGTTGCGCCGTCGCGCACGCAGCACCTTCTGGCCGTAGGCGTCGAGCGGCCGGATCACCTCGGTGGACGGGCTCGTCATCCGCACGCTCACCCCCGAACCGGGGGTGTGCGTGATGAGCACCGCGACGTCCCGCGTGTCACCGCTGACGGGATCGCGACGCCTGCCGAGGAACTCGACCAGCTCGACACCCGCGCCCGCCGTGGTGGGCACCACGCGCCGGGCCACGGCGCGCAGTTCGTCGGTCGTGAGCTCGATCGTCGGCCACACGTAGATGACGACGCGGTTCGTGTCGAGCCGCTTCTTGGCGGGACGGCGCACCTGCTGCTCGCGGATGGCGTCGAGGCAGGCGGCCAGCGTGCCCTCCACGTCGGGCAGCGCGAGCACACGCCCCTCCGAGTCGCGCAGCGGGGTGAGGTCGCGCACCTGTGACATCGCCACGAACCGCTCGTCGGACGGGTTGTCCGGGGCCACACACCGCACGAGGTGCACCTCCTCGTCGGCCGACGGCAGGCGGGTGAGGTCGAACTCGCGGAGCCGGTGCAGTTGAAAGCGCTGCGCGACGAGCGGGTGCATGCCGCGGATCAGCCGGTCCTCGGCGAGCCCCTGCGGGGAGGCCCGGAACGTGAAGTGGTGGTGCATGACCGACCCGCTGCGACCGGCCACGGTCACGGTGACCCGACGCACCAGGGAGGGCAACGACACCTCGGTGAGCGTCGCCAGCAGCTTCGCGGCGGCCGTGTCGTCGTCGGCGAACTCGTCGGACCACGCCAGGTAGAGATCGACTTCCGTGCCGACGCCGCCCGCGGTGTCGGCGGCGGCCTCGGCGGCGGCGTGCAGCGCACCGGTCAGGTTCCGCGGGTCGGCGGCCGTGGACACCAACCGCACCCGCTCGGCGTCGAGCTCGTACTCCGCCGTGACGCACGGGAAGCCCGACACCGGGCGGACCCGCACGTCCGAAAGCGACCGTTCGCGGTAGTACCGGCCCGTCATGACCTCGAGCAGCGGGCCGAGGTCGGCGCCCTCGCGGTGGATGCGCTGGCCGATGAACCGCACCAACGGCTCGGTGCACGCGACCATCTCGGCGATCCGCTCGACGCGGTCGGCAGCGTCCGGGTGCGCGTCGAGATGGCGGAGGTGCGCGCGCACCCCGACGTAGGTCTCGGCCCGCCTGCGGCGCAGCATCGGCTGGGCGAACCACCGGAACACGACGCTGCGGGCGAGGTCGGCCACGACCGGGAACCGCACCTGGGTGGCCACCACCAGGTGTTCGAGCATGTGGCCGACCGGCTCCCGCACGGACTGCTCGGGCGCGGGCTCGGTCAACCACTGCCGCAGCAGCGCGGTGACCACACCGATGTCGCTCGCCGCGCGCTGCTGCGCGCAGAAGAGCCGGAACACGGCCTCCGTCAACTCGGGGCTCTGTTCGAGGTCGGTCACGCCGTAGTGGGACAGCGCCCGGGACAGCCGCTCCTGGAAGACCTCCGAGAGCCCCGCCCGGTCGACGTCCAGGCTCTGCAGGTAGGTGTGGAAGTACTCACGCGGGCTGTGCACGTGGGTGTCGGGCGAGCGTTCGCCGTCGACGGGTCGGTTGCGGCTGAGCTCGGAGAGGTCGGCGAAGAGCCGCAACAGCTCCAGCTCGGCCTCCACCGGACGCCCGCCGCGACGGACGAGTTCGGCGCGCGCGGCCAGGTAGTCGTTCAGCGCGCGGCCCTCGTCGTGCGGGTCGAGGTCGTAGCCGAGCAGCCGGCTGCGCAGGTCGGCGAGGGCCCGTTCGGCGCGCTCGGCGGCGTCGGCGCCGGTCGGGCACGCGGGCAGTTCGAGGTCCTCCCCCGCTGCCGCGACCTCGGCCCCGCCGGCGTCTCCGGTGTCGAGCGGCTCCAGCCGCAGCAACGGCGCCCCGGCCTCCACCTGACTGCCGATCGACACGGGCCGCTCCCGCAACACGGCCCGGAACGGCGCCCGCAGCACCGTCTCCATCTTCATGCTCTCCAACACGAGCACGGGCGCGCCTGCCTCGACCTCGGCTCCGACCTCCACGGGGGCCGCCACGACCAGAGCGGGCGCCGGCGACCGCACGACGCCGCCCTCGTCACGGCTGATGCGGTGCACGGTGCCGTCGACCTCGACGACGTGGACCGGCCCGTGGGTGCCCGTGACGAAGCGGTACCGCCTGCCGTGCGCCACGAGCTGGCCCGTCGCCTCGCCGTGCCGCTCGATCTCCAGGTCCACCCTGTGGGTCGCGGGCCCGTCCTCGATGGCCACCCCGAACCACCGGGGCCCCGTACGGGCCACGGTCACCCGGTAGGTCGTGCCCCGCAGTTTCAGGTCCACCGTGCGGCTGCCGACGTGGCGGACCTGTGGCCTGCCGCCGTGCGCGGTCGACAGCAGGTGCTGCTGCTCGGCGTGCTCGGCCTCGGTGTAGGAGTCGATGGCCGCGACCGCCAACGCGATGCCGGCGTGCCGGGTGGCCCGTAGCCGCCCCTCTCCACGGACCCGGTCGATCCAACCGGTGTCGGCGCTGGCTTCGACCACCTCGGGCGCGTCGAGCAGGTCGAGCAGGAAGCTCTTGTTGGTGGAGCCGCCCTCGATGAGCACGCTCGTGTCGGCCACCGCGCGGCGCAGGCGGGCCAGCGCCTCGTCCCGGTCGCGCCCGTAGGCGATGATCTTTGCGATCATGGAGTCGAAGTCGGCGGGGATCGTGTCGCCCTCGCTCACCCCCGTGTCGACCCGGATACCTGGGCCGGCGGGGAACGTGAGCAGGCTGATGCGGCCGGGCGCGGGCGCGAAGTCCCGGTCGGGGTCCTCGGCGTTGAGCCGGGCCTCCACCGCGTGCCCGAGCTCCCGAGGCCTCTCGCCTTCCAGCTTTCCGCCCGCCGCGACGTGCAGCTGGGCCTTCACGAGGTCCATCCCGGTGGTGGCCTCGGTGATCGGGTGCTCCACCTGGAGGCGGGTGTTGACCTCCAGGAACGCGAACAGCTTCTCGCCGGGGTGGTAGAGGAACTCGACCGTGGCCGCACCGCGGTAACCCACCGCGAGTACCAGCCGTTCGGCCGACGCCTTGAGCTCCCCGGTCTGTTCGGGGGTCAGCAGCGGCGACGCGGACTCCTCGATGACCTTCTGGTTACGCCGCTGGATCGAGCAGTCACGCACGCCGAGTGCCCACGCGGTGCCCTGTCCGTCGGCGATCACCTGCACCTCGACGTGCCGAGCCCCGGTCACGAGGCGTTCGAGGAACACGACTCCACTGCCGAAGGCGCGCTCCGCCTCCATGCGGGTGCGTTCGTAGGCGTCGGCCAGCTCGGCCTCGGAGGACACCACCCGGATGCCCCGGCCCCCGCCTCCCGCGGTGGCCTTCAGCATCAGCGGGTAACCGATACGCTCCGCGGCGGCGCGGGCGGCGTCGAGGTCGTCGACCGGTCCCCTGCTCCACGGTGCGACGGGTACGCCGACCTCCTCGGCCAGCAGTTTCGCGCCGATCTTGTCACCGAGCCTGCGCATCGCCTCCGCGCTGGGCCCCACGAACGTGACGCCCAGCCGGTCGCACAGCTCCGCGAACGCCGGGTCCTCGGCCACGAATCCCCAGCCGACCCACACGGCGTCGGCCTTCGTCTCGACCAGTGCCCGCTCCAGTACCCCAAGATCCAGATACGGCCGAGCGGACGCCGGCCCCAGACAGTACGCCTCGTCGGCCTCCCGCACGAACGTGGCGCCCCGGTCGGCGTCCGTGTAGAACGCCACGGTCTCCAGCCGCGGCCCGCCCTCGGCGTTGCGCTCCCTGACGGCGTGGATGAGCCGCATGGCGGCTTCTCCGCGGTTGACGATGGCGACCCGACGGAACACCGAACTCCCCTTACCCTCCTGGACGACACGCGACCGGCACGGACGCTCCGACGGAGACGACCGGCCTCTACCACTCTCCCGGCCGGGGGCCGTTCGCGGGAATGATCGGACTCACCACGACGCGTCACAGGAGTTTGTAGGAACCCGCCAAAGGGCGGGGAACCCGCGCGCCCGCGTTACCGTCGTCCCATGACCGAACGCAAGCCTCCCGGTATGTCGTTCGACACGTGGGTGGAGCGGCAGATCCGGCGGGCCGTCGAGCGCGGGGAGTTCGACGACCTGCCCGGCGCGGGCAAGCCACTGCCCCGCAGGAACGACGGTGAACTCGGATGGGTGGCCCGGAAACTGGAGAAGGAGAACCTCGACGCGACCGCCCTGCTACCGCCGTCGCTCGCACTGCCGAAAGAGGTCGAACGGCTTCCGGAGCGGCTGGTGCGGCAACGTGACGAACGCGAGGTCCGCAGGCTCGTGGAGGCGCCCGACGAACGCATCCGCCGGGCGCACGCCGCACCACAGGTCGGCCCGCTGCTGCGGCTCGGCCCGCTGGACATCGAGGCGGTCGTCCGCACGTGGCGGGAGTCCCGCCGCACGAACCGTTGAGCTCACGCCGGGGTCAGCGGCTGCGCAGGCCCCGGCCTGCCGTCCGGTTCGTCCGCTGCGGCCATGGCAGGCACCGGAACCGGCTGCGGGGCGGGCTCCGGGACGGCGTCGGGCCGCCGCGACAGCGACCGCAGCACCAGCGCCGCCGCCCCGGTCACCAGCAGGGTGGCCAGACCGGCGACGAGAAGGGCCTCCTGCGGGCCGAGCCGTTCGGACAGCCAGCCGAGGGCGGGTGCCCCGAGTGCTCCCGCGCCCCCGGCGACTGTCCCCTGCACCGCCAACACACGGCCCCTCATGCTGTCGGCGGCGTCCAACTGCAGGCGCGTGCTCTTCACGGTGTCGATCACCACCGCCCCGGCCGCGATCGGCACCAGCACCAGCGCGAACCCGGCCAGACCGGGGACGTAACCGCTGATCGCCTGCAGAACACTCGTCACCCCCGCCGCCACGAGCAGGACGGGAAGGGTGAAGTTTCCGATGCGGGCCGCGACCAGCCCGCCGAGCACCGTGCCGACGGCGAACACCGACGACAAGGTGCCGTAGCCCGCGGATCCCGCGCTCAGCGGTCCCTCCGCCATGGCGGCCATCGTCACCTGGTAGTTGCGTCCCAGCGACGACAGCACGAAACCCAGGGCGAACAGCACCAGCAACACGTGCTGCGTCCGCAGGTACCGCAGGCCTGCCCGCACCCCGGCGTGCTCCGGCGCGCTCACGGCGAGGGGGTGGAACTGCGCCGGGCGCATCAGGAGCACGGTGGCGATGACGGCCGCGAAGCTCACGGCGTTGAGGCAGAACAGCGCGGGCTCACCGATCACCGCCGCCAGCACCCCGGCCAGGCTCATCCCCAGCACGCGGCCGACCGAGTTCGTCACCGAGTTCCAGGCCAGAGCGTTGCCGAGGTCGGACCGGGGCACCACCTGACTCGCGAACCGGCCGAGCGCGGGCCCCTCGAACGTTCCCACGAGTCCGGCCGCGGCCGTCAGGCCGAACAACACGGCCAGCGGCAGACCGCTCCACACGGTCAGTGCCAGCGACACCGCGATGATCACGTGCAGACTCTCGCCCGCCAGGATGATGCGTCGCGGCGACACCCGGTCGGCCAGCGCGCCGGCCCACGGGCCGCACACCATCGCGGGCAGCGTGGACAGCGCCACCGACAGCCCCACGGACGTCGCCGATCCGGTGCGTTCCATGACGACCCAGTTCAGGCCGAGCACCTGCATCCAGGTCCCCGTGACCGACACCAGGTCCGCGAGTG encodes:
- a CDS encoding DnaJ family domain-containing protein, coding for MTERKPPGMSFDTWVERQIRRAVERGEFDDLPGAGKPLPRRNDGELGWVARKLEKENLDATALLPPSLALPKEVERLPERLVRQRDEREVRRLVEAPDERIRRAHAAPQVGPLLRLGPLDIEAVVRTWRESRRTNR
- a CDS encoding ATP-binding protein; the protein is MFRRVAIVNRGEAAMRLIHAVRERNAEGGPRLETVAFYTDADRGATFVREADEAYCLGPASARPYLDLGVLERALVETKADAVWVGWGFVAEDPAFAELCDRLGVTFVGPSAEAMRRLGDKIGAKLLAEEVGVPVAPWSRGPVDDLDAARAAAERIGYPLMLKATAGGGGRGIRVVSSEAELADAYERTRMEAERAFGSGVVFLERLVTGARHVEVQVIADGQGTAWALGVRDCSIQRRNQKVIEESASPLLTPEQTGELKASAERLVLAVGYRGAATVEFLYHPGEKLFAFLEVNTRLQVEHPITEATTGMDLVKAQLHVAAGGKLEGERPRELGHAVEARLNAEDPDRDFAPAPGRISLLTFPAGPGIRVDTGVSEGDTIPADFDSMIAKIIAYGRDRDEALARLRRAVADTSVLIEGGSTNKSFLLDLLDAPEVVEASADTGWIDRVRGEGRLRATRHAGIALAVAAIDSYTEAEHAEQQHLLSTAHGGRPQVRHVGSRTVDLKLRGTTYRVTVARTGPRWFGVAIEDGPATHRVDLEIERHGEATGQLVAHGRRYRFVTGTHGPVHVVEVDGTVHRISRDEGGVVRSPAPALVVAAPVEVGAEVEAGAPVLVLESMKMETVLRAPFRAVLRERPVSIGSQVEAGAPLLRLEPLDTGDAGGAEVAAAGEDLELPACPTGADAAERAERALADLRSRLLGYDLDPHDEGRALNDYLAARAELVRRGGRPVEAELELLRLFADLSELSRNRPVDGERSPDTHVHSPREYFHTYLQSLDVDRAGLSEVFQERLSRALSHYGVTDLEQSPELTEAVFRLFCAQQRAASDIGVVTALLRQWLTEPAPEQSVREPVGHMLEHLVVATQVRFPVVADLARSVVFRWFAQPMLRRRRAETYVGVRAHLRHLDAHPDAADRVERIAEMVACTEPLVRFIGQRIHREGADLGPLLEVMTGRYYRERSLSDVRVRPVSGFPCVTAEYELDAERVRLVSTAADPRNLTGALHAAAEAAADTAGGVGTEVDLYLAWSDEFADDDTAAAKLLATLTEVSLPSLVRRVTVTVAGRSGSVMHHHFTFRASPQGLAEDRLIRGMHPLVAQRFQLHRLREFDLTRLPSADEEVHLVRCVAPDNPSDERFVAMSQVRDLTPLRDSEGRVLALPDVEGTLAACLDAIREQQVRRPAKKRLDTNRVVIYVWPTIELTTDELRAVARRVVPTTAGAGVELVEFLGRRRDPVSGDTRDVAVLITHTPGSGVSVRMTSPSTEVIRPLDAYGQKVLRARRRNTVYPYELVDLLTGPEGTFVEHDLDGDGALVPVDRPRGGNTAGIVAGVVTTPTTRHPQGVTRVVLLGDPTKSLGALAEPECARVIAALDLADRMGVPLEWFALSAGARIAMDSGTENMDWVAAALKRIVHFTQDGGEINVVVAGINVGAQPYWNAEATMLMHTKGILVMTPDSAMVLTGKQSLDFSGGVSAEDNFGIGGYDRVMGPNGQAQYWAADLAGARDVLMAHYDHTYVAPGETGPRRAETTDPRDRDVCSYPHNVVGSDFTCVGEIFSPETNPDRKKAFDIRTVMRAVADADHPVLERWAGMADAETAVVQDVHLGGWPVCLVGIESRSVPRRGFPPTDGPDTYTAGTLFPRSSKKVARAINAASGNRPVVVLANLSGFDGSPESMRKLQLEYGAEIGRAIVNFEGPIVFCVISRYHGGAFVVFSKALNPNMTVLAVEGSFASVIGGAPAAAVVFSGEVAARTAADERVRELEARLAEAGDSERAELTTQLADVRASVRAEKLGEVAAEFDGIHSIHRAVEVGSVDAVIAPEALRPELIAAVERGLERG
- a CDS encoding MFS transporter, yielding MLRAFSNRNYRLWALADLVSVTGTWMQVLGLNWVVMERTGSATSVGLSVALSTLPAMVCGPWAGALADRVSPRRIILAGESLHVIIAVSLALTVWSGLPLAVLFGLTAAAGLVGTFEGPALGRFASQVVPRSDLGNALAWNSVTNSVGRVLGMSLAGVLAAVIGEPALFCLNAVSFAAVIATVLLMRPAQFHPLAVSAPEHAGVRAGLRYLRTQHVLLVLFALGFVLSSLGRNYQVTMAAMAEGPLSAGSAGYGTLSSVFAVGTVLGGLVAARIGNFTLPVLLVAAGVTSVLQAISGYVPGLAGFALVLVPIAAGAVVIDTVKSTRLQLDAADSMRGRVLAVQGTVAGGAGALGAPALGWLSERLGPQEALLVAGLATLLVTGAAALVLRSLSRRPDAVPEPAPQPVPVPAMAAADEPDGRPGPAQPLTPA